In Malus sylvestris chromosome 16, drMalSylv7.2, whole genome shotgun sequence, the following are encoded in one genomic region:
- the LOC126606500 gene encoding protein RICE SALT SENSITIVE 3-like isoform X1 codes for MEEHLNPLAVTHLLQHTLRSLCIHENSQWIYAVFWRILPRNYPPPKWEGHGAYDRSRGNRRNWILVWEDGFCNFGASSAAHEINSSSDQCPAGPSSMYGNSCDQFQQNNGLQPELFFKMSHEIYNYGEGLIGKVAVDHSHKWIHNEPNDQEINFLSTWHNSADTHPRTWEAQFQSGIKTIALIAVREGVIQLGAVHKVIEDLSYVVLLRKKFGYIESIPGVLLPHPSSPPFPFKPDPHHHHGYTYGLTPDHHHHAWHLQAGTNPLAPPPTHDFMYDHHQYLNPNQVVPLKNITPSMSSLEALLSKLPSVVPTNHDHHPQPHDQSQFLLSHGHGPVDFMAMTDQKVAKEETSDNDDHVRNEEYRPSDDQNNVGETSTSVSAYAHQQQQYFHHH; via the exons ATGGAAGAACATCTGAACCCCTTAGCTGTGACTCATCTGCTTCAACACACCCTGAGAAGCTTGTGCATTCATGAAAACTCTCAGTGGATTTATGCAGTCTTCTGGAGGATCCTTCCTAGAAACTATCCACCACCCAA ATGGGAAGGTCATGGAGCTTATGATAGGTCAAGAGGAAACAGAAGGAACtg GATATTGGTTTGGGAAGATGGATTCTGCAACTTTGGTGCCTCCTCAGCAGCTCATGAGATCAACTCCAGTTCTGATCAGTGCCCTGCAGGACCTTCATCAATGTATGGCAACTCATGTGATCAATTTCAACAAAACAATGGCTTGCAACCTGAGCTTTTCTTCAAGATGTCCCATGAGATCTACAACTACGGAGAAGG GTTGATAGGGAAAGTGGCGGTAGATCATAGTCATAAGTGGATACACAACGAACCAAATGATCAAGAAATCAACTTCTTATCAACATGGCACAACTCAGCAGACACG CACCCTAGAACATGGGAAGCCCAGTTCCAGTCTGGCATAAAG ACCATAGCCCTGATAGCAGTTAGAGAAGGTGTTATTCAGTTAGGAGCTGTTCACAAG GTGATTGAAGACTTGAGCTATGTAGTTCTACTAAGAAAGAAGTTCGGCTACATCGAAAGCATCCCCGGAGTGCTTCTCCCACACCCATCATCTCCACCCTTCCCCTTCAAGCCTgatcctcatcatcatcatggCTATACATATGGTCTCACCCCAGATCACCATCATCATGCATGGCATCTCCAAGCAGGGACAAACCCTCTTGCACCACCTCCAACTCATGACTTCATGTATGATCATCACCAATATCTCAACCCTAATCAAGTGGTTCCTTTGAAAAACATAACCCCCTCCATGAGCAGCCTTGAAGCCCTCCTCTCTAAGCTTCCGTCGGTCGTGCCGACGAATCACGATCATCATCCTCAGCCGCATGATCAATCCCAGTTTTTATTATCTCATGGTCATGGACCTGTGGATTTTATGGCAATGACGGACCAGAAAGTGGCCAAGGAGGAAACTAGTGACAATGATGATCATGTTCGTAACGAAGAATATAGGCCGTCCGATGATCAAAACAACGTCGGTGAAACCAGCACTTCTGTGTCTGCTTATGCCCATCAACAGCAACAGTATTTTCATCACCactaa
- the LOC126606500 gene encoding protein RICE SALT SENSITIVE 3-like isoform X2 codes for MKTLSGFMQSSGGSFLETIHHPSKQRQKLKSFQNNYRKKRWEGHGAYDRSRGNRRNWILVWEDGFCNFGASSAAHEINSSSDQCPAGPSSMYGNSCDQFQQNNGLQPELFFKMSHEIYNYGEGLIGKVAVDHSHKWIHNEPNDQEINFLSTWHNSADTHPRTWEAQFQSGIKTIALIAVREGVIQLGAVHKVIEDLSYVVLLRKKFGYIESIPGVLLPHPSSPPFPFKPDPHHHHGYTYGLTPDHHHHAWHLQAGTNPLAPPPTHDFMYDHHQYLNPNQVVPLKNITPSMSSLEALLSKLPSVVPTNHDHHPQPHDQSQFLLSHGHGPVDFMAMTDQKVAKEETSDNDDHVRNEEYRPSDDQNNVGETSTSVSAYAHQQQQYFHHH; via the exons ATGAAAACTCTCAGTGGATTTATGCAGTCTTCTGGAGGATCCTTCCTAGAAACTATCCACCACCCAAGTAAGCAGaggcaaaaattgaaaagtttcCAAAATAATTAcagaaaaaaaag ATGGGAAGGTCATGGAGCTTATGATAGGTCAAGAGGAAACAGAAGGAACtg GATATTGGTTTGGGAAGATGGATTCTGCAACTTTGGTGCCTCCTCAGCAGCTCATGAGATCAACTCCAGTTCTGATCAGTGCCCTGCAGGACCTTCATCAATGTATGGCAACTCATGTGATCAATTTCAACAAAACAATGGCTTGCAACCTGAGCTTTTCTTCAAGATGTCCCATGAGATCTACAACTACGGAGAAGG GTTGATAGGGAAAGTGGCGGTAGATCATAGTCATAAGTGGATACACAACGAACCAAATGATCAAGAAATCAACTTCTTATCAACATGGCACAACTCAGCAGACACG CACCCTAGAACATGGGAAGCCCAGTTCCAGTCTGGCATAAAG ACCATAGCCCTGATAGCAGTTAGAGAAGGTGTTATTCAGTTAGGAGCTGTTCACAAG GTGATTGAAGACTTGAGCTATGTAGTTCTACTAAGAAAGAAGTTCGGCTACATCGAAAGCATCCCCGGAGTGCTTCTCCCACACCCATCATCTCCACCCTTCCCCTTCAAGCCTgatcctcatcatcatcatggCTATACATATGGTCTCACCCCAGATCACCATCATCATGCATGGCATCTCCAAGCAGGGACAAACCCTCTTGCACCACCTCCAACTCATGACTTCATGTATGATCATCACCAATATCTCAACCCTAATCAAGTGGTTCCTTTGAAAAACATAACCCCCTCCATGAGCAGCCTTGAAGCCCTCCTCTCTAAGCTTCCGTCGGTCGTGCCGACGAATCACGATCATCATCCTCAGCCGCATGATCAATCCCAGTTTTTATTATCTCATGGTCATGGACCTGTGGATTTTATGGCAATGACGGACCAGAAAGTGGCCAAGGAGGAAACTAGTGACAATGATGATCATGTTCGTAACGAAGAATATAGGCCGTCCGATGATCAAAACAACGTCGGTGAAACCAGCACTTCTGTGTCTGCTTATGCCCATCAACAGCAACAGTATTTTCATCACCactaa
- the LOC126606321 gene encoding WAT1-related protein At3g28050-like isoform X3, whose product MSIEGERERERDKMSIEGFLPFIGMVIAMMVQTGSMVVNKAAMSKGTNAYIIVVYANAVSALILLPSALIFHRSERPPLTFSILCKIFLLALFCCTSQIFGNIGIEYSSPTLSTAMLNLIPAFTFILAIIFRMERVYWRSSSSQAKVLGTIVSITGAFVVTFYKGLPIIRLSSSLASLLNQLILSSSKSNWILGGFFLAADALSTSLWYILQSAAFTLIAVRGASAWEIRLDVGIIAILYTGIVSTVLRYSLVTWCVKKAGAFYCSMFKPLGIIFGVIMGVIFLGDSVYLGSWCSNNCYWILCHDVGKGQRREADRNRITRPKQAPFATKRLTREAVVHKCSM is encoded by the exons aTGAGCattgagggggagagagagagagaaagagataagaTGAGCATTGAGGGTTTTCTGCCATTTATTGGAATGGTGATCGCGATGATGGTTCAAACTGGGAGTATGGTGGTAAACAAAGCAGCCATGTCCAAAGGGACCAACGCGTACATAATCGTCGTCTATGCCAACGCCGTCTCCGCCCTCATTCTTCTCCCTTCCGCTCTCATCTTCCACAG ATCGGAGCGCCCTCCCCTTACATTCTCCATCCTCTGCAAAATCTTCTTGCTAGCACTGTTTTG TTGTACATCGCAAATATTTGGAAATATTGGCATAGAATACAGCTCTCCCACACTTAGCACGGCCATGCTTAACCTCATTCCAGCTTTTACTTTCATACTTGCCATCATTTTCAG GATGGAAAGAGTTTACTGGAGAAGCTCAAGCAGCCAAGCAAAAGTTTTGGGAACCATAGTATCAATCACAGGAGCATTTGTTGTAACATTTTACAAAGGCCTACCAATCATACGGCTATCATCATCACTTGCTAGTTTACTCAACCAACTGATCCTTTCCTCATCGAAATCAAACTGGATCCTTGGAGGGTTTTTTCTTGCAGCTGACGCCTTGTCAACTTCTTTATGGTACATTCTGCAG TCTGCAGCATTTACTTTAATTGCAGTTAGAGGTGCAAGTGCCTGGGAAATAAGGCTGGATGTGGGGATCATTGCTATTTTATACACA GGAATTGTTTCGACGGTTCTCCGATACAGTTTAGTCACCTGGTGTGTGAAGAAGGCTGGAGCTTTTTATTGTTCTATGTTTAAGCCTCTTGGAATCATTTTTGGTGTGATCATGGGTGTCATATTTTTGGGAGATTCAGTCTATCTTGGAAg TTGGTGCAGCAATAATTGTTACTGGATTTTATGCCATGATGTGGGGAAAGGCCAAAGAAGAGAAGCTGATCGAAATCGAATCACTAGACCAAAACAAGCTCCCTTTGCTACAAAACGGCTTACAAGAGAAGCAGTAGTGCACAAGTGTTCTATGTAA
- the LOC126606321 gene encoding WAT1-related protein At5g40240-like isoform X1 — protein sequence MSIEGERERERDKMSIEGFLPFIGMVIAMMVQTGSMVVNKAAMSKGTNAYIIVVYANAVSALILLPSALIFHRSERPPLTFSILCKIFLLALFCCTSQIFGNIGIEYSSPTLSTAMLNLIPAFTFILAIIFRMERVYWRSSSSQAKVLGTIVSITGAFVVTFYKGLPIIRLSSSLASLLNQLILSSSKSNWILGGFFLAADALSTSLWYILQATIVKKYPAIVFIVFFQCLFATMQSAAFTLIAVRGASAWEIRLDVGIIAILYTGIVSTVLRYSLVTWCVKKAGAFYCSMFKPLGIIFGVIMGVIFLGDSVYLGSWCSNNCYWILCHDVGKGQRREADRNRITRPKQAPFATKRLTREAVVHKCSM from the exons aTGAGCattgagggggagagagagagagaaagagataagaTGAGCATTGAGGGTTTTCTGCCATTTATTGGAATGGTGATCGCGATGATGGTTCAAACTGGGAGTATGGTGGTAAACAAAGCAGCCATGTCCAAAGGGACCAACGCGTACATAATCGTCGTCTATGCCAACGCCGTCTCCGCCCTCATTCTTCTCCCTTCCGCTCTCATCTTCCACAG ATCGGAGCGCCCTCCCCTTACATTCTCCATCCTCTGCAAAATCTTCTTGCTAGCACTGTTTTG TTGTACATCGCAAATATTTGGAAATATTGGCATAGAATACAGCTCTCCCACACTTAGCACGGCCATGCTTAACCTCATTCCAGCTTTTACTTTCATACTTGCCATCATTTTCAG GATGGAAAGAGTTTACTGGAGAAGCTCAAGCAGCCAAGCAAAAGTTTTGGGAACCATAGTATCAATCACAGGAGCATTTGTTGTAACATTTTACAAAGGCCTACCAATCATACGGCTATCATCATCACTTGCTAGTTTACTCAACCAACTGATCCTTTCCTCATCGAAATCAAACTGGATCCTTGGAGGGTTTTTTCTTGCAGCTGACGCCTTGTCAACTTCTTTATGGTACATTCTGCAG GCAACAATCGTTAAGAAGTACCCTGCAATTGTGTTCATTGTCTTTTTCCAATGCTTATTCGCGACCATGCAGTCTGCAGCATTTACTTTAATTGCAGTTAGAGGTGCAAGTGCCTGGGAAATAAGGCTGGATGTGGGGATCATTGCTATTTTATACACA GGAATTGTTTCGACGGTTCTCCGATACAGTTTAGTCACCTGGTGTGTGAAGAAGGCTGGAGCTTTTTATTGTTCTATGTTTAAGCCTCTTGGAATCATTTTTGGTGTGATCATGGGTGTCATATTTTTGGGAGATTCAGTCTATCTTGGAAg TTGGTGCAGCAATAATTGTTACTGGATTTTATGCCATGATGTGGGGAAAGGCCAAAGAAGAGAAGCTGATCGAAATCGAATCACTAGACCAAAACAAGCTCCCTTTGCTACAAAACGGCTTACAAGAGAAGCAGTAGTGCACAAGTGTTCTATGTAA
- the LOC126608119 gene encoding threonine--tRNA ligase, mitochondrial 1-like, which produces MVPHPKDDAYLEAVIPKRIKLFEAIQAQQLAHRQSLPSDPIKITLPGGQEKEGKRWVTSPFDIAKDISKSLASSAVIAKVNGDLWDMARPLEFDCELKLFKFEDDEGRDTFWHSSAHILGQALEVEYGCKLCIGPCTTRGEGFYYDAFYGDLGLNDEHFKDIASAADKAVKAKQPFERIEVTREQALEIFSDNQFKVEIINDLPADKTITVYKCGPLVDLCRGPHIPNTSFVKAFACLKASSAYWRGNKDRESLQRVYGISYPDKKSLQIYIQKLEEAKKYDHRLLGTKQELFFCHPLSPGSWFFLPNGTRIYNKLMEFIKNQYRERGYKEVISPNMYNMQLWETSGHAANYKENMFVFEIEKQEFGLKPMNCPGHCLMFQHRVRSYRELPLRLADFGVLHRNEASGALTGLTRVRRFQQDDAHIFCRESQVKDEVKGVLDFIQYAYNVFGFSFELKLSTMPEKHMGDLATWEKAEAALADALNEFGKPWQINEGDGAFYGPKIDISVSDALNRKYQCATLQLDFQLPQKFELYYSAEGEEGKLERPVMIHRAVLGSVERMFAILLENYKGKWPFWLSPRQAIVCPVSDKSQPYAQEVRDRIHEAGYYVDVDTSDRTIQKKVREAQIAQYNYILVVGEEEVKTGQVSLRVRDHGDVTVMTMENLLQHFKAEVEAFH; this is translated from the exons ATGGTGCCCCATCCGAAAGACGACGCGTATCTCGAGGCCGTAATCCCGAAGCGCATTAAGCTCTTCGAGGCCATACAGGCCCAGCAGCTCGCCCACCGCCAGTCCCTCCCCTCCGATCCCATCAA GATTACACTGCCGGGTGGACAGGAGAAGGAAGGGAAGAGGTGGGTGACTTCGCCATTCGACATTGCCAAGGATATTTCCAAGAGCTTGGCTTCCAGCGCTGTGATTGCGAAGGTCAATGGGGACCTTTGGGACATGGCCAGGCCGCTGGAGTTTGACTGTGAGCTCAAGCTCTTCAAATTTGAAGACGATGAAGGACGTGATACTTTCTGGCATTCCAGCGCTCACATTCTTGGACAG GCACTTGAGGTTGAGTATGGATGCAAGCTCTGCATTGGTCCGTGCACTACAAGAGGAGAG GGTTTCTATTACGATGCTTTCTATGGTGATTTGGGgttgaatgatgaacacttcaAGGACATTGCATCAGCGGCAGATAAGGCTGTAAAG GCTAAACAGCCTTTTGAGCGTATCGAAGTAACACGTGAACAGGCACTTGAGATATTTTCTGATAATCAATTCAAG GTTGAAATCATAAATGATCTTCCGGCAGACAAAACTATCACAGTATATAAATGTGGCCCCTTGGTTGACTTGTGCCGTGGACCCCATATACCAAATACATCCTTTGTCAAAGCATTTGCATGTTTGAAG GCTTCTTCAGCCTACTGGAGGGGAAATAAAGATCGTGAAAGTTTACAGAGAGTTTATGGAATATCATATCCTGATAAGAAAAGTTTGCAG ATATACATCCAGAAGCTGGAAGAAGCAAAAAAGTATGACCACAGACTGTTGGGTACAAAGCAGGAGCTCTTTTTTTGTCACCCACTTAG TCCAGGAAGTTGGTTCTTCCTCCCTAATGGGACTCGGATTTATAACAAACTAATGGAGTTCATAAAGAATCAATACAGAGAACGAGGCTATAAAGAG GTTATATCACCAAACATGTACAATATGCAACTTTGGGAAACATCTGGTCATGCTGCAAATTACAAAGAGAATATGTTTGTTTTTGAG ATTGAGAAACAAGAATTTGGATTGAAGCCAATGAATTGCCCAGGGCATTGTTTGATGTTTCAGCATAGGGTTCGTTCTTATAGAG AACTTCCACTTAGACTCGCTGATTTTGGTGTTTTGCATCGCAATGAGGCCAGTGGTGCACTGACTGGATTAACACGCGTACGGAGATTCCAGCAG GATGATGCCCATATCTTTTGCAGGGAATCCCAA GTAAAAGATGAAGTGAAGGGTGTCTTGGATTTTATCCAGTATGCCTATAATGTTTTTGGCTTTTCTTTTGAACTGAAGCTATCAACA ATGCCAGAAAAACACATGGGAGATTTGGCAACATGGGAGAAAGCTGAGGCTGCCCTTGCAGACGCATTAAATGAGTTTGGCAAGCCCTGGCAG ATAAATGAAGGGGATGGTGCTTTTTATGGACCAAAGATAGATATCAGTGTCTCTGATGCATTGAACAGAAAATATCAGTGTGCAACACTACAG CTTGATTTTCAGCTTCCTCAGAAGTTCGAGCTGTATTACTCAGCAGAGGGGGAAGAAGGCAAGTTGGAGAGACCCGTTATGATACACAGAGCTGTTTTAGGTTCTGTTGAGCGTATGTTTGCTATATTGTTGGAGAACTACAAAGGGAAATGGCCCTTCTGGCTTAGTCCACGTCAAGCAATTGTTTGCCCCGTCTCGGACAAATCCCAACCTTACGCTCAGGAG GTTCGGGACCGTATCCACGAAGCTGGTTATTATGTGGATGTTGACACAAGTGATAGAACCATCCAAAAGAAG GTGCGAGAAGCTCAGATAGCGCAGTACAACTACATTTTAGTTGTTGGCGAGGAGGAAGTCAAGACTGGGCAG GTGAGCTTACGAGTTCGAGACCACGGAGACGTCACGGTAATGACAATGGAAAATCTACTCCAGCACTTCAAGGCTGAAGTTGAAGCTTTCCATTAG
- the LOC126606321 gene encoding WAT1-related protein At3g28050-like isoform X2 yields the protein MSIEGERERERDKMSIEGFLPFIGMVIAMMVQTGSMVVNKAAMSKGTNAYIIVVYANAVSALILLPSALIFHRSERPPLTFSILCKIFLLALFCCTSQIFGNIGIEYSSPTLSTAMLNLIPAFTFILAIIFRMERVYWRSSSSQAKVLGTIVSITGAFVVTFYKGLPIIRLSSSLASLLNQLILSSSKSNWILGGFFLAADALSTSLWYILQATIVKKYPAIVFIVFFQCLFATMQSAAFTLIAVRGASAWEIRLDVGIIAILYTGIVSTVLRYSLVTWCVKKAGAFYCSMFKPLGIIFGVIMGVIFLGDSVYLGSLVGAAIIVTGFYAMMWGKAKEEKLIEIESLDQNKLPLLQNGLQEKQ from the exons aTGAGCattgagggggagagagagagagaaagagataagaTGAGCATTGAGGGTTTTCTGCCATTTATTGGAATGGTGATCGCGATGATGGTTCAAACTGGGAGTATGGTGGTAAACAAAGCAGCCATGTCCAAAGGGACCAACGCGTACATAATCGTCGTCTATGCCAACGCCGTCTCCGCCCTCATTCTTCTCCCTTCCGCTCTCATCTTCCACAG ATCGGAGCGCCCTCCCCTTACATTCTCCATCCTCTGCAAAATCTTCTTGCTAGCACTGTTTTG TTGTACATCGCAAATATTTGGAAATATTGGCATAGAATACAGCTCTCCCACACTTAGCACGGCCATGCTTAACCTCATTCCAGCTTTTACTTTCATACTTGCCATCATTTTCAG GATGGAAAGAGTTTACTGGAGAAGCTCAAGCAGCCAAGCAAAAGTTTTGGGAACCATAGTATCAATCACAGGAGCATTTGTTGTAACATTTTACAAAGGCCTACCAATCATACGGCTATCATCATCACTTGCTAGTTTACTCAACCAACTGATCCTTTCCTCATCGAAATCAAACTGGATCCTTGGAGGGTTTTTTCTTGCAGCTGACGCCTTGTCAACTTCTTTATGGTACATTCTGCAG GCAACAATCGTTAAGAAGTACCCTGCAATTGTGTTCATTGTCTTTTTCCAATGCTTATTCGCGACCATGCAGTCTGCAGCATTTACTTTAATTGCAGTTAGAGGTGCAAGTGCCTGGGAAATAAGGCTGGATGTGGGGATCATTGCTATTTTATACACA GGAATTGTTTCGACGGTTCTCCGATACAGTTTAGTCACCTGGTGTGTGAAGAAGGCTGGAGCTTTTTATTGTTCTATGTTTAAGCCTCTTGGAATCATTTTTGGTGTGATCATGGGTGTCATATTTTTGGGAGATTCAGTCTATCTTGGAAg CTTAGTTGGTGCAGCAATAATTGTTACTGGATTTTATGCCATGATGTGGGGAAAGGCCAAAGAAGAGAAGCTGATCGAAATCGAATCACTAGACCAAAACAAGCTCCCTTTGCTACAAAACGGCTTACAAGAGAAGCAGTAG